One segment of Brassica rapa cultivar Chiifu-401-42 unplaced genomic scaffold, CAAS_Brap_v3.01 Scaffold1065, whole genome shotgun sequence DNA contains the following:
- the LOC117131591 gene encoding uncharacterized protein LOC117131591: MDACHVLLGRPWQFDKKAVHDGLTNRHSFDHKGKKITLVPLSPSKVHQDQVQLKKNQDQDSKADKPETSTRNSNFFVKESQVRKSLCSQKPFLLLIYKESLLASSSSDLAPEILSEFLGILQDYSDVFPEENPRGLPPVRGIEHQIDLVPGASLPNRQRTAPFRSRPRNCRNRSKTCLRRDTSEGVSVPVPCLFYLYQRRMAPGGCVDCRAINNITVKSRHPIPRLDDMLDELHGSK, translated from the exons atggatgcttgccatgttctcttGGGCCGGCCTTGGCAATTTGACAAGAAGGCAGTGCATGATGGTTTAACAAACCGGCACTCATTTGATCAtaaaggaaagaagatcaccttggtGCCTTTGTCACCTTCGAaagtccatcaagaccaggtccaacttaagaagaaccaagaccaagactctaaagctgataaacctgagaccagtaccagaaactccaacttctttgtcaaagaaagtcaggtaaggaagtctctttgctctcaaaagccatttctcttactg atttataaagagtctctcttggcctcatcttcttctgaccttgcaccggagattctgagtgagtttttaggtatcttgcaggattattctgatgtgtttccagaagaaaatcccagaggattgccaccggtgagaggcattgagcatcagatcgatctcgtcccgggcgcctctctaccgaaccgccagcgtaccgcaccattccggtcgagaccaaggaACTGCAGAAACAGATCAAAaacttgcttgagaagggatacatcagagggagtctcagtccctgtgccgtgcctgttctacttgtaccaaagaaggatggctcctggaggatgtgtggactgccgggccataaacaacatcacggtaaagtctcgacatcctatccctcgtcttgatgatatgcttgatgaactccatggttctaagtag